TGTGGAGCTGCTGTTGACCCTGCTGTGGTTGACTCTCCGATTGTTGTTGATTGCTGAGCTGCTGTTGACCCTACAGTTGTTGATTCAGGAGCTTCTGTTGACCCTGTATTTGTTGTTTCTTCATTGTTGTTGATTGTGGAGCAGCTGTTGATTCTGTAGTTGTTGACTCTCCCATGTTGTTGATTGTGGAGCAGCTGTTGATTCTGTAGTTGTTGACTCTCTCATTGTTGTTGATTCACGAGCTGCTGTTGATTCTGCAGTTGTTGACTCTCCCATTGTTGTTGATTGTGGAGCAGCTGTTGATTCTGTAGTTGTTGACTCTCCCATTGTTGTCGATTGTGGAGCTGCTGTTGACCCTGCTGTGGTTGACTCTCTGATTGTTGTCGattgttgagctgctgttgACCCTACAGTTGTTGATTCAGGAGCTTCTGTTGACCCTGTATTTGTTGTTTCTTCCATTGTTGTTGATTGTGGAGCGACTGTTGATTCTGCAGTTGTTGACTCTCCCATTGTTGTTGATTCAGGAGCGGCTGTTGATTCTGCAGTTGTTGACTCTCCCATTGTTGTTGATTCAGGAGCTGCTGTTGATTCTGCAGTTGTTGACTCTCCCATTGTTGTCGATTGTGGAGGTGCTGTTGACCCTGCTGTGGTTGACTCTCCGATTGTTGTCGATTGCTGAGCTGCTGTTGACCCTACAGTTGTTGATTCAGGAGCTTCTGTTGACCCTGTATTTGTTGTTTCTTCCATTGTTGTTGATTGTGGAGCAGCTGTTGATTCTGTAGTTGTTGACTCTCCCATTGTTGTTGATTGTGGAGCAGCTGTTGATTCTGTAGTTGTTGACTCTCTCATTGTTGTTGATTCAGGAGCAGCTGTTGATTCTGTAGTTGTTGACTCTCCCATTGTTGTTGATTGTGGAGCTGCTGTTGATTCTGCAGTTGTTGACTCTCCCATTGTTGTCGATTGTGGAGGTGCTGTTGACCCTGCTGTGGTTGACTCTCCGATTGTTGTCGATTGCTGAGCTGCTGTTGACCCTACAGTTGTTGATTCAGGAGCTTCTGTTGACCCTGTATTTGTTGTTTCTGCCATTGTTGTTGATTGTGGAGCAGCTGTTGATTCTGTAGTTGTTGACTCTCCCATTGTTGTTGATTGTGGAGCAGCTGTTGATTCTGTAGTTGTTGACTCTCTCATTGTTGTTGATTCAGGAGCAGCTGTTGATTCTGTAGTTGTTGACTCTCCCATTGTTGTTGATTGTGGAGGTGCTGTTGACCCTGCTGTGGTTGACTCTCCGATTGTTGTTGATTCAGGAGCTTCTGTTGACCCTACAGTTGTTGATTCAGGAGCTTCTGTTGACCCTGTATTTGTTGTTTCTTCCATTGTTGTTGATTCAGGAGTGGCTGATGATTCTGCAGTTGTTAACTCTCCCATTGTTGTTGATTGTGGATCTGTTGTTGACCAAACACTAGTTGGATCTACAGTTGTAATCGTTTCTGCAGAAGTTGAAGTAGGAACAAAGTCCATAGCCACTATTTGCagagataaaattgtttaaTTATTGTGAGAACAACACATTCTTGCTTCTTTAAGTATAAGATGAATTGTAACTTTACCTGATAGTATCAGCAGTATTGATAGGATTTGTCCAGTATCCATTGTAGTCAGGTCAGCTGTTGGAATACAACTATTTATTAAAttcaaacattattatttttatttaaaaaaaaaatatatatatatatgaaatttgATATCTGCCATTGATTTTACAGAATTGCAAATTGTCAAATTTATTAAATGTCATAAAAGAACATATTTCATCAAGAATAATACAATTCAAATATGataatcaaatataaatattatcatTACTAATTAATCAAATCAATTGTATTACATATGAATACAAGATATGATTTTCTTTACattaattcaatttattttaatagaTATCTATCTCTTCCTTATaagcagtttaaaataaataaataagctaaaacagttttttattaTAAGGAATTTGTTTGCACAATGTTCTGATAAAGGATACACAGATGGCTGAAGTGACAGAAAATttctaaataatattttatgtttgtattttaaatatatctgCCTGCAAATTCTAAAGTATACTTTACtagaaaaaatgttaaatcattAAATCACTAATAATGTTAAATCAGTTCCTCAAAATTCAAGTTTATTTGATAATTATTTGAAAATCAAGAGTCCAAGACAtctatgacaataaaaaatataattttgtatttCCCTCAAAGACACACAAGTGTTCCTACCTCCAGCAGTGATGAAAATCAGTGGTTATCCTTTTACTGCCTGATGATTAGCCTCGCAACACCCTGAGCTATTGTGCTTCTACCTGTTTGCGTAAGGCTTTATATATTGGCTGCATGGCACAATGCAAGTGTGACGTgagatgtgaattttttatGAAATACATCAGGTTGTCAGTGAtgggaagaggaggaaaagatAACAGGCGTAGATGTATTGTCACAAAGCATACCTGAGCTTGTCACTTTGCATACCAGTAAACTGAACGAACCGGTGACAGGTGGCATGGTCCTGTCTCAGCACAAGAGACAGCCAAATGTAAAGTTTATTATAGCACATGTTTTTATTACAAGTAAGTTGTAATggaataaatgcataaaataaaagttgtttatttGAATAGATATGACATTAATCTTGAAATCTTTAAGAGCAAGGTTGCAAATCTTTGGCAACGTTTTACTCTCTTACGGTGTTGTAGTGTTATTGTCTCTAAAAAGATGAGATTTTGAAAAAGTACTGTATTTAAATCAATGAAGTACATAATGGCAGCCAGCCAGCGGTCTACGGTCTAAATCTGTCAGGTTGCAGGGGGGAGGAACCCATTGCAGATAAAGGAAGCAGGAACGATTAAAGAGTTGCAAAAGCCCTAATCAACAAAAGTACTACAGATGGGACATTATATTGTACAGCAAGATATTGCTATATTAAAACATTACAAGGTGTATCATCAAGGGTAGTGGTGGTATCGCGAGGGGGAGTCGCATTAAAACatgttatggtttgtttttaaaaaatattttcctattgagttgaaaaggttaaaTCCACAGTATTTCCAActccaatttatttataaagcatgTTTAAACATAAACAAGGTTTGACCAAATGCTTAACAATAAGACATAAactatatacaaaaaatacaacaatgaacattaaaataacatctgttaaaaatgtatgttttaactgcaatttctctctttttctttcaaaatatatCATACAGATATCACAAGCCTAATATAATCTTCTGTATGatatcgtgaactcagtgtatcgtcccacccctgacaattataatatataaatcAAAGTCGACGGACCAAACTAAAGCAGGAAGCTGACACAACTCAAGAGAGGGAGCAAAAGTCATTAATCCGACAAACACTTTGTGTTCAGCCATCCATCTACGACAAATCCCACTACTCATGGAATCCCAAACTCACTCATCCCCCAAATCACGACTACAACAAAGGCAAACTAGGTATCCGCTTCATTGTGCTCATTAATTCCCAATTACGAATACCTTGTGAATACCAATTCCTGTTTGATAAAGAAATTAAACAAAGCTTTCTTTGGGTCTAAAAGACAGATGAACTCTCTTTCTTAGGGTACACACAGAACACCAACTTTTATTCCCCGCCTTCCACAAGCCCTTTATGGATTTAGGCTGTACacttaaaatgatcaaataacTCCAACTCTTGTTTAATAGTACAATGGTAAAAACtaactcgtgtgtgtgtgtgtgtgtgtgtgtgtgtgtttttaataacaacaaacaaaatcactttAACATTAATTGACCCTGATAATTGCCACTTGCTAACTGCTATGTGATTCCCTGCCAATTATCATAAAGCTGCACTTTCAGGTTTAATGTAGACAAGATGAAAAATGCGGAGAGAACATCTGATATATCTGAGAAGAGGGAAAGAAGCATTACAACTTAATTTAGAATGACTAAAGGAGGGACGATATATTGTGCGGCAATATCAAATCTGGGCTCTGTTgactgttctagtttgatgttttaaaaacaagttgtcatgTAAAGTTCATGCACAGATAGGAATCTTGTTTTGTGGGATGTCACGATGATAcgatttggttttagttttcGACTGGCACGAATTGTCAGTCGTTTTTTGCGTTCTACTTGCAGAGTgacactttttgcactttaaataggaaaaatcGGCTTTACTCAtgttagttattttttaaattttcatctttttagTAATCCTATCAAGTTGAAAGGGTCTtacccagagtaagtatgtccagagttaaagtcaaataaaagtcCAACCGGaattgtttgagtttttttccttttcaaaatatcACATTGTATCGTTATCTTGAGACCATTATTGGCTATCAATTGTATCGTGAACACTGTCTATCATCCTAATAGTGATACATTTAGTAGTACAT
This window of the Gouania willdenowi chromosome 18, fGouWil2.1, whole genome shotgun sequence genome carries:
- the LOC114480305 gene encoding flocculation protein FLO11-like isoform X2 codes for the protein MDTGQILSILLILSVAMDFVPTSTSAETITTVDPTSVWSTTDPQSTTMGELTTAESSATPESTTMEETTNTGSTEAPESTTVGSTAPPQSTTMGESTTTESTAAPESTTMRESTTTESTAAPQSTTMGESTTTESTAAPQSTTMAETTNTGSTEAPESTTVGSTAAQQSTTIGESTTAGSTAPPQSTTMGESTTAESTAAPQSTTMGESTTTESTAAPESTTMRESTTTESTAAPQSTTMGESTTTESTAAPQSTTMEETTNTGSTEAPESTTVGSTAAQQSTTIGESTTAGSTAPPQSTTMGESTTAESTAAPESTTMGESTTAESTAAPESTTMGESTTAESTVAPQSTTMEETTNTGSTEAPESTTVGSTAAQQSTTIRESTTAGSTAAPQSTTMGESTTTESTAAPQSTTMGESTTAESTAARESTTMRESTTTESTAAPQSTTWESQQLQNQQLLHNQQQ
- the LOC114480305 gene encoding flocculation protein FLO11-like isoform X3, producing the protein MDTGQILSILLILSVAMDFVPTSTSAETITTVDPTSVWSTTDPQSTTMGELTTAESSATPESTTMEETTNTGSTEAPESTTVGSTEAPESTTIGESTTAGSTAPPQSTTMGESTTTESTAAPESTTMRESTTTESTAAPQSTTMGESTTTESTAAPQSTTMAETTNTGSTEAPESTTVGSTAPPQSTTMGESTTAESTAAPQSTTMGESTTTESTAAPESTTMRESTTTESTAAPQSTTMGESTTTESTAAPQSTTMEETTNTGSTEAPESTTVGSTAAQQSTTIGESTTAGSTAPPQSTTMGESTTAESTAAPESTTMGESTTAESTAAPESTTMGESTTAESTVAPQSTTMEETTNTGSTEAPESTTVGSTAAQQSTTIRESTTAGSTAAPQSTTMGESTTTESTAAPQSTTMGESTTAESTAARESTTMRESTTTESTAAPQSTTWESQQLQNQQLLHNQQQ
- the LOC114480305 gene encoding mucin-22-like isoform X1, with translation MDTGQILSILLILSVAMDFVPTSTSAETITTVDPTSVWSTTDPQSTTMGELTTAESSATPESTTMEETTNTGSTEAPESTTVGSTEAPESTTIGESTTAGSTAPPQSTTMGESTTTESTAAPESTTMRESTTTESTAAPQSTTMGESTTTESTAAPQSTTMAETTNTGSTEAPESTTVGSTAAQQSTTIGESTTAGSTAPPQSTTMGESTTAESTAAPQSTTMGESTTTESTAAPESTTMRESTTTESTAAPQSTTMGESTTTESTAAPQSTTMEETTNTGSTEAPESTTVGSTAAQQSTTIGESTTAGSTAPPQSTTMGESTTAESTAAPESTTMGESTTAESTAAPESTTMGESTTAESTVAPQSTTMEETTNTGSTEAPESTTVGSTAAQQSTTIRESTTAGSTAAPQSTTMGESTTTESTAAPQSTTMGESTTAESTAARESTTMRESTTTESTAAPQSTTWESQQLQNQQLLHNQQQ